The Mercenaria mercenaria strain notata chromosome 6, MADL_Memer_1, whole genome shotgun sequence genome contains the following window.
GCACTAGTCATTTTCTTAAAATCAGAACAGGATTGTGTCAGAGCTCATCAGAACATGTGCGCAAAGTTCGGTATCGAAGAAGACAAAGTAAACGCCAAAAGCTTGTACGGTAAATTGAAAAGAGCTTTATTAAGagcaaaaacattgaaaaaatcaaagaatgAGATCAAATATGCCAGGTTTCTGACATCAGCCTTTAAACTACCAGAGAGTCGAGAATTAAAACAAGAAATGGAGGaagagaaaagaaaagaaaatatggaAAGAATTAAAAcgatatttgatcaaaatacaaaaatcagAAAGCTTACGAATGATGTCGCCCTCTTAAGAGAAAGACTGAAGTCAATAAATTGTGCAAAGCTTAATCAAAAGATTAAGAGACAGGCTATAAGGATAAGAGCTCAGAATATACTTATTAGTAAACTAAGGAGGGAGCTTAACGAGTATAAGAAGAAGAATCAGAGAACTAGATCTACACAGGATGACACTGTCAGATTAGATATGCcagaaaataatgaaactgtTGTACAAATAAAGCAAGAAAGTGAACATTTCTGAACAAAAGTTTAAACCCAATGAACCAAAGCTATTTAAATGTTGCACTAAAAGACCAGGCAAGCATTTTGATTTGACACACATTATGCGGGCACTTTGAAATATTCTGATTTTAAAAGCAAGTTGTAgggttaaagatattttaaaagttgtAAACTTCAGTAAATGTAATCTAGACTCTGTTCCTGAAAGAAGTTCCAGTAATGGATTAAGATTACATTTAAAAGCATAAATTTcacacatttatatttttgccCAAGCATGCTAAAAATTTGTGGTAAGTTTGCTTAAGTTTGCTTTACAAAGGTGAAAATCATGTTTTGTAACAGAAGTGGTAAACCTATGTTATAAAGAATGTATTACTGGTCATtgtatattattattgttaaacCCATGCAGCATGATCAGGTTCACCTATATTATAAAGAATGCCATGCAGCTCGAGATGATGCACTTGCTATTTTATTCCAAATTGTATAGCAGCTTGCCTCTTGATTCTTTTGTTGGGTCAACAGTACTGGACTTTCTTGTTACAGCGCTTTCAAAGGTACCTGAGAacaattttaaacaataacaaccATTCATCCAGTctcaatgtttaaaaatgtttgccCTACCaatgatattatatattatgttacatacttgacaaaattaaatttacaatTCATTGAATAGGTCATTTGATAGAGATATCACATTTTCATAGTATTACatggtcttgattttttttattcctttgaaGTGACAAAAGTACCTTCATTTACTTCTTTGCAAACAAGGATGAACATGTCTGGCTAAAACttgcatgaaaataatttaagTGGCTACCATTTTGGACTGCAAACATTTTTCTCAACTCCAGACCAAATCCGTTTCCTTCTTACATAGTCGTTAAACGTATACCAGGTCCTGATTATTTCCCCCCCTCTCTCCTTCCGCCGTTCGtctgtctgtaacattttgtgtctgctcaatatctcctgaaccccttgaaagattttcatgaaacttgggtcaaatgatcacttcatcaagatgatgtgcagaactcatgaatcagccatgtcgattcgaagtcaaggtcacaactctaggtcaaaggtttgaatcttccattttgtgtctgctctgtgtctcctaaaccccttgaaggattttcatgaaactaaggtcaaatgatcacttcatcaagaagTGGTGCAGAACttttgagtcagccatgtcgactcaaggtcaaggtcataacttaaggtcaaaggtctgagccttctattttgtgtccgctccgtGTCTTAAACACCTTGAAGGGTTTCTTTTTGAAGCTTGGGtcgaatgatcacctcatcaagaggatgtgcagaaattatgattCAGCCAAGtcagctcaatgtcaaggtcacaacttaaggccaaaggtttgagctttccattttgtgtccactctgtatctcctaaaccccttgaaggattttaatgatactttagtcaaatgatcacctcctcaagacgatgtgcagaactcatgattcaGAAATGTCTGCTTAAGGTCGAGGTCataacttaaggtcaaaggtctgagccttccattttgtgtcctctctgtatcTCTATAAATTAATTGATGTCGGCATACATGGGCTATAAAATATAATTAGCAACGTCAATGCTTCTACCcagtaccatcaaccctttcactatcgataacagcggcgggggatatagcagtctttcagactgccttgtatattTGAAAATGGATCACCTTGGTATCCTAGTGGTAGAACGCCTGCTTTGAGTGAGGGAGGCTGTGGGTTCATCCCTggctgtgtcataccaaagaggtaaaaatggtactagtagcttcctcgcatggcgctcagcattaagaggatagtgctaggactggtcattACGATGTCAgtgtaatgtgactgggtggaatatatcatgtcacatgtctgtggcgtgatattccagcgaggcagcactataaaattgggtattgtgctcacacacacacacatatttgaaaatgtcaacattttctaCATGTGGTTAGATTAAACATAAAATTGACATGTATATGTGTATTGACAGTATTATGCATTACTTCTGAAATAGTACACACTTAAAATATATGTAGCAGAACACAACATAAATGTGTATTACCTCtgaaaattggaatttctttAACTAATGACTGATACTGccatgacatttaattataaatgtagctcTGCATGTACAATTGATTCATATATTTGGTAAAGTTAGATACATTTGATGAGAGATTTCAACATTGgatatctgtaaaaaaaaaaaatgttcagacTATATTTTGTTATATGCATACTACTTTAAAATGCCTAGATGTTATatttgagcagtgccatgagaaaaccaacatagtgggtgtgcgaccagcatggatccagaccagcctgcgcatccgcgcagtctggtcaggctccatgctgttcgcttttaaagcctattggaattggagaaactgttagcgaacagcatggatcctgaccagactgcgcggatgcgcaggctggtctggatccgtgctggtcgcaaagccactatgttggttttcccatggcacggctcatttgtttttatGATGTTGTGATAATACTTCTTGTTATATGTTTACTTTATATTGATGATAATATGTCAcaatttgttatacatgtattttgagacaGATTAGTTGAGATGCAGTGGTTTCTTGAtagtttaaaacttttatttttgaatttggtAATAGCACTTGCTTATATTGCTTTCTATAAGTGGACATAATTAACTGCTTGTTTATTATGCAACATTGCCAAGTGTTTCTGTGTTTGTAAAGAGTTGgatatacaatgtacattgaATTAAATAAACGTTATGAAATTGTTAAAACTAGTTTTCATTACATCACAGCTTTAGATTTTTAAATAGACTGTTCAGAAAAAAGGTAGAGTTATTGCACTCACAAATGCGTTTGCTTCccaattttgttaagttttataacAACTATGTAAGCTTGTATGTATGAGCCatgccatgcgaaaaccaacatagtgggtttgcgaccagcatggatccagaccagcctgcgcatccacgcagtctggtcagaatccatgctgttcacttttaaagcctattgcaattagagaaaccgttggcgaacagcatggaacctgaccagactgcgcggatgcgcaggctggtcttgatccatgctggtcgcaaacccactatgttgattttctcatggtgcggctcaattatgtatctCAGTAGCTACAAATTTAAGAGTGAGAGAGAGCACTACAACTGCTGTTATTTGGGGTGAAAAATGGACCCAAATATGCGTGATGATTCTGCATTTATCTATTTGTTTAAAGCAAAGAGCAATTTTAAAATATCGGTATAGAAATAATCTGCTAGagtaataaataaaacttatatgATCTTTTTTCCTGTAAGAcagtatataaatattgcattcctgacagagtgatatgaaaaatgttcaccttgagataCTAGTATATGAATATTTACCGAGGCGCATGTGATATTAAATTTcggatcatatcacatgcgcagaaaagaAAACGATTTTGTGCATGAGATATTAAACCTCTGGGgataatgaaatattatttaagttaaactaatgggaaatttgcattgggcaTATTTATGTGAGGCATAATGCTATTATGTCCAGTCCTACTAAGAAAATCCTTTTTTGCTAGGAATAACAGTTGTGTAATTTGTACCTCTTACTAGCATTCAGTCAGTTATTATTGAGTCTTAACAGGGAAGTGTTCTAAAACACAGCATAATTTAGATTGAAAATCATGTGTGATATTCAGACTTACAACAAGTGAGTTCTTTACATATTGTAGGCTACATATAGTTAACTGCTTTtaagcttgactatacaaagtatatgaagagctatcctactcgccccgtccgcatccccaccttggttaaaggtttttttacactctcttttttctctttttgtctgtaattactttatggatttgctttaaacttaaattagttattcctcatcatcacccacatcatatggcacaagggccataactctcacaccaatatttcatgaattatcccccctttttacttagaatttcaagttagttttgatgcacttaTTGCAAAAAGGTACCATACCATGCAAAGAGGTTTCACAAATCATAGTTCATCAGTGAATGCCGCTTTAATTATCTCTGAAACaatttttaatacaaatacaCCTGAACAGCTTGCCATGGCTAGTCTGGATGCCCAAAAGGCTTTCAACACTGTGGATCACGACGTATTGTTCAACAAACTTTACCATCTGTGAGTACAAAGCAAACTTTGGGTTCttttgaaaaatctttaccaggatGCTAGCGTAAAAGTCAAATGGAATGGCGACCTTTCAGAAAAATTCATCTTGCAACAAGCTATGATTTGTGAAACCTCTTTGCATGGTATGGTACCTTTTTGCAATAAggagactataaggatcttacatgcctgcctgtgtaagacggggttttccctacccgagggacagtgtggaatggaaaaccgagcgttagcgaggttttttatccatgctgtcccgagggtatggaaaacagctgtcttacacaggcagacatgttagatcatttttcttgcctatcatgttcaaaatagatcgttgagacaaataggtttttggtatttcctgacattatttattagatcaaaaggatttaaaaataccaagacaacacattcttgactagtttcgacctttatgtcttcgtcagaaataacaacttacaaaacaaacgacgtcacgtccgtttggacgcgaacgtcaacgtgacaaaaagcgcaaatacagaatatatttgtattaatgtacatatagatacggatcataatgatacggcgggtatttatcgaaaacatatttcttcaatatgaagcagagaaaaaataaaacccaacatatctacatgacaaattttgaagtatacatgtgaagcataagcgagaattaacgattgatctacttataattatataaatagtaaaataacattaatttaaaagctaaccgcacatatataattacagaaacaatcaaaaaattaaaaactttcattaaaatacgattaaagacaaaatgcagtcaaacggcggaaaagggaaccttgaagcagtaataaggggaggtaataaaacggcaataaaatatcaaaatgctggaaaatagagccgatatattcttaacttctacaaaatttgttaatattattttaaagttagaaaatatattaaaaacaatactatacagtgaaaatatttaaccTGTAGGGATATTATGAAAAAGTTAGTATATAAGACCCTATTAAATGTTACTTGGTAACTGTAATCATATAGTAAACAATACGCTGGTGTTCATGCCAGATGGTTGCACGGTATTTAACCGGTGTATCCAGGACGTTTCACGTAATAACCTATCTAAATCATTATCAACAATGTCAATTggtaaaaaactgaaatcatctaAATTGTGATGAGTACTGTTGAAATGGGCAGCCACACCGCTAGCATATGCTGGATCGCTGAAAttgttaatgtcaaatttatgactgttcatacgtttagaaacctgttgtcgtgtttgacccacatattgcatgttgcattttttacaagttatgacataaatgacatttgatgatgtgcagtctgtattaaatctaagtttatacATCGAAGAATTAGAAGAACTAACGAATTCATCAGTTTCTACTATTTTGCTACAATGTGTACATCTAGGTCGGTAGCATTTGCTGGAACGGGCGCTGATGGGGGTAGGGGGCATTGCAGAATATCTAGACTTTACAAGGAagtctttaagatttttaccaCGTTTGTATGCTAACACGGGTCTAGAGGAATGCAACTGTTGGACTGATACATTTGGCGATAG
Protein-coding sequences here:
- the LOC123549244 gene encoding uncharacterized protein LOC123549244, encoding MSVTYQEALVIFLKSEQDCVRAHQNMCAKFGIEEDKVNAKSLYGKLKRALLRAKTLKKSKNEIKYARFLTSAFKLPESRELKQEMEEEKRKENMERIKTIFDQNTKIRKLTNDVALLRERLKSINCAKLNQKIKRQAIRIRAQNILISKLRRELNEYKKKNQRTRSTQDDTVRLDMPENNETVVQIKQESEHF